A segment of the Symmachiella macrocystis genome:
GTTCAATCGATTGGCGAATAGCAGCTCTGCTGTCCATGTGTGTGTCCTTTGGTGATGGCAAAATTTGATGATGCGACTAATTTGATTGCGTGAGAGTTGCTTTCACAATAATTGAGGCCTCAACAGTGCGCGGGCAAGATCCGCTCACCGAGGTCTCGCTCGCAATCGTCGTCGATTAGTTCTTGACCGGCAAGTCCGCGAAATGAATTGTGGCGGGAATTTCCACAATCAGCGTGGGGGCGACATAAACGAACTCGTATTCGCTAAGCGGCTGCTTGAGGTTCGGAAAGGGATATTCCATCAGCACGGCCCCTGTGTCCGAATCAGTCGTGCGCTGGTTTCCCGCAAAGTCGATGCGTTTCCCCTCAGGCGTCTCCAGATAGACGTGATTGTGATTGATCCACGTGCGGTGCGATTCAAAGGCCGGACCTTGCGCATCGTACACGACAGCTGCATCGATTCGGGCATCATATGTCCCGTCCGAGTTTTCCGTGGTGGTGGCTTTGTTGAGAATCACACTGATCCCTCCCCGCCGTCGAGCGACACCATCGGATCGTTCCAGGTCACTAAAACGAATTCGCTGATCCCCGACGACAGTGGTCACGGTGAACTTGCCGTCCAATGCGATCTTGTCAATGGGTTTGTCAGTGTCTATGAAATCGATCGAAAGCTGAACTCTCCGGCCACCATCTTCGGGAGTGAATTCCAAGAATGCTCCAGGACTTACTGGGGGAAGCAGCAGGCCATCCGGTAGCTGAAGCGTCCAATTCTTCGCAGCGTAAGACAGGATCAAAGAACGCATACGCGGTTCGGCCGTGAGCGCCACTCCCACACGCACTTGATCGTATTCAGGCCGCCGTAGCTCGGTCGATGGGACTGCCACGCGAAACGGTCCGGAATACGTGACCGCAATCTCCGGCGAGACTTTTCCATCGGCCAGCAGCAACTGCAATGCTTCCATTCTATTTTCGAGGCGATGTCTCAACCCCAATTCCTTGCACAGATGATCGACGACTTTCCAAAACGGCGTCTTTTGAAAGTCAATCTCGACCTTGCCCTCCAACAGCGGCATCGGCAGCGCAGAGGCGTCAAATTGATTTCCCGTTTGGTCGGAGATCCCTCGCAGAATTTTATTCAAGGGAAATTTTCCCTGTAACGTCACCAGCGAGGCTGCTGCAGAGAGCCGGGCCTGTCGTTTTTCGAGTTGGATCCGCAGACGTTTCAGGATCTGTCGGACACCCGGTTGGCGGATCAATTCCGGCGGGGGCAGGTGCGGTAACACCGCGGGTCCTAATTTCATCAACCGCTCTTCGGCCGCACGGCGAACCGAGAGACGATTCGCATCCAAATCAGCGATGGCTTGTTTCACCTCCGCCGCTAAATCCGCTGCCGGCGGAGGCTCACCTGCCGCAGTGCGGAGCACCGTGAGGCAAACGCAGCCGCAAAGCACCCAGGCCGGTATTCTCGTCCGAAACGACACGACTGGATCCTTCTGAAACAAATGCTTGGAAATTGCCCACGAGCGATAGTTGCCCACAGATCTATCTTAGGAGACCACCGACCGCAGGAAAACAGTCAATTCCCGAATTGCCGCGGATGACCACGTTGCATTAATGCAACATGCGGCGAGTTGCAGCCCCCGTAGGCGAGATACGACCTATACTTTTCGTGGAACGGTTTTGACAGGGCTTCTCCCCTGGGCCTGCGCCTCGATTGTTACGTTTCGGACTCCCGCTATCATGCTCCACCGTCTATGGTTCACGTCGCTCATCTTTAGCCTGTTGGCAACTGCGGTATCTGCTCAAGGCGGCCAAAAAACGCAGTCCCTGTTGCGGGTCAAAGTCGGCAAAAATACTTATGAGGGGAAAGCCGTTGCCAGCGATAAGCGCCAGTTTTGGTTGATGAGCACCGACGGAGAACTCAATGCGTTGACGTTCGACGAAGTCGGCTCATTCAAAAAGATATCGCCCCGTTTCAAAAGCAATTCGCTTGTTCAGGTGCGCGATGAATTGAAAAGGCGGTACGGTAGAAAATTTGAAGTCGCCGCCAACGGGCACTATGTCGTTTGTGGGCCCCGAGGACGGGCGCGGGACTATGCAAAGTTATTCGAAGGCATTTACAACCGGTTTTATTCGTACTTTCGAGTCCGGAAACTCAAAGTGACCGAACCGGAGTTTCCACTTGTCGCATTGGTGTTTCCCGACCACGCAAGTTTTGCCCGCTATGCCGCGGGTGATGGCGTCCGGGCGGTGCGAGGTCTGATGGGGTACTACCACCACCATACCAATCGCGTCGCCTTGTTTGATCCCGGAGACAGTGTCGCAGCCTTGGATCATAGCGAAGATTTCCAGTTACCGGCATGGACCGGCTTCCCCCGTGAGCAGCGATCCTTTTCGGGCTTCACCGGCGCGATCGCGGCGGGCACTGGATCGTCGGAGAGTGGATTGCGCGACACCATGATTCATGAAGCAACGCACCAGATCGCATTCAATACCGGATTGCATTCGCGAATAGGCGAAAATCCCAAATGGATTGTCGAAGGCTTAGCGACGGTATACGAGGCACCGGGAATTCGCGACGGAGGTTCGCACACTAAGACTGCCGATCAAATCAATCGGGATCGATTTGTCTGGTTCATGAATTATGCTCAAACGCGTCGCCCCAAAGGGGCTCTGCGCAATTTTGTCGCCGGGGATGCCGCATTCAACGCCGCCTTGCTGGACGGTTACAGCCATGCCTGGGCGCTCAGCTTTTATTTGATCCAAACCCGCGCGTCGGCGTACGCCCGATTTCTCAACGCTGTGGCGCATCGCGATCCGCTGAAACCGTACGGGGCCGCTGAACGCCTGAAGGATTTTGAGGGGGCGTTCGGAAAAAACCTTGCTGTTTTGGATGCTCAATTCTTGAAGTACATGAAGAATTTAGCGGCCACCATGGAGCAAAGGTAACGTCTAGCCTCGCGAAACATGACAGCGCTACGTTACGAACACCGATACGCAAAATGTGCGACTGAAAAATTTGCCAGAACAGAAGTTCATGGCAAAATTGACCAAAGGGCTTTCACGGCTGAGGGAATTGTGGTTAAATCGAGTATTGAGATGTGTTGGAACACTATCGTGATACTTGAGAGGACTCGGGCCTTATGTTGCACTACACGTGCGATGCTTGTGGTGTGCGGCTAGACGAACAACGCTACGTGGTCAAAGTGGAGGTTGCGCCCGCCATCGACCCGGAGATCATTAGCGAAGCGGATTTAGACGCTGACCATTTGGAACAGATTGCCGAAATATTGGCCGCAGGTGACGACATTATCGCTGAGGAAGACCGGCAAGGTTTTCGTTACGATTTGTGTCCGAAATGTCGCGACAAATACTGTCGCGATCCCTTGGGGAAAAACAGTTGGCGGCAACTCAAATTCAGCGAGAATTAAGGTCGCTATTGCATGGTGGAATAGACGTGCGCATCTTTCACTAAGGTTTTCACCAGAGATTCAGCAGCTTAGTCCGAACAGCTGCAGTTCTTAGATGAGTCCCGGAGGCAGGGCGGACATGCCACGCAGGTTTTCTAGGCGCCGTCCCACCCCCCCGCTGCTGGCAGTGGTGATCATCATCCTGTTGGTCGTCGGACGCTGGTTGACCCGACCGCCCGAAGCCCCTCCACTCCCGCCCGCCGCATCTGGCGAGTTCGTCGTCAAGCGCGCTGTCGATGGCGATACTTTGCTATTGGCCAACGGCAATCGCGTGCGGCTGATCGGTGTCGATACGCCTGAAACGAAACACCCCGATCTTCCCGTCCAACCCTTTGGGCCTGAGGCGAGTGAATACACTCGGAACCGGGTCCAGGGAAAACGGGTGCGGCTGGAATTCGACAAGGAGCGCGAGGACGATTATGGCCGTATTTTGGCATACGTCTACATCAACGATGAGCTGCTCAACGAAGAGTTGATCCGGGGCGGATATGGCCGGGCGATTACGCATTTCCCGTTTTCTGCGGCGAAGAAACGACTGTTTCGCCAGGCAGAACAAGATGCCAAACGCGAACACCGCGGAATCTGGTCTCTCCAGTTGCCGGATCGTAATCCGCAGTCCAAACGACCAGCCTCTCAAAACGGCTCGACGCGATTCCGGAATTGATTGCGAACCGTGCGAGATACCTAAATCTGCGGGTCTATACGGTTAGGGACGCATCGTCTGTAACGGTTATGCGGGCTAGCCTGCCCGGTCAAACGCCTATTCCGCGCAAACCGCTGGAACCTGCAAAGTCGGGACAGTAGGTGCGACGATGACAAACGCCACGAGGCATAAGTTTCTCCGTCCTATGCGCTGTCACGGAAACAGCCGGGACTGAGGAATCTCGGGTATGTGATGGTCGATTCGCCAAGGATGTAGCGATGTCGCCCTCGCTGACCGAGTCTCAATGCGTATTACTTTGCGCCGCGGGCACTTTGCGGCGCTGACGAAAAAACTGCTGGACTGTAGCTGCCGCGACGGCTGCAACCGAGGTTTTGCAACCAGGAGGGTTCCATGAACTTCCGCATATTCGACAGACGGGTTCTCGCCGCCGGGCTTGTGCTGACAGCGATTTTCATCACGATTTCAACCGCTAATATTGTCAGCGGCGCAGAGCCGTATCAGTCTGAAACCGAACAACGATCGCGTTTGCATCCCAAACGTATTTTCAGCGGCCTGAAACGGGGCGTCTCCAAGCTGTTTGGCCGCGACCAGGAGGAAGTCACTCCCACGTCCCAACTGCCGAAGGCTCCTTTGCCGGTCGTCTCGCAACAGATTGATCAACAGCGGATCGCCCATGAAACCGCCCGCCGCACGCAGGATCCGTTTTTTCCGCCGCGTCCTGCTGGAGCAATCGCCAGCAAGTCGACACAGCCCTTAACGGCGCCAACCATTTCTCTGCCTAAAACTGTGCAACGATCTCTGCCCAAAACGGTGCAGCAAATCCCGCAGACGAATGTTGACTTTAGCGATGTGAAACTGCAGGCCGAAAAGGTGGTCGTCGCAGCCTCAGAAATCGAAACGGAAAACCCGTTTGCGGATTTCAACTTCGACGCGCCGCTGGACAAATCGGCTGCCAAAGTAATCGATGCAGCCGTGACTGCCGCAAGTCCGGTAGTGACCCGCAAAATCACCCGTGCCGCTCAACAGCAAGAGACGGCGCCGGAAGTCAAACACCTGTTGGGGTATTGCCCGGTCAATTTGCGGGCCGGTAAATTCCAACGGGGTAAGGCCAAGTTCAGCACCGTCTATCTGGGGCGCTCCTATCGGTTCGAATCCCAGGAAGCTCTGAATGAATTTGTCCGCAACCCGGATCCGTATGCCCCCGTATTACAAGGGATCGACGTGATCGAAATGCATCGTACAGGACGGCACGCCGAAGGCTATCTGTCATTCAGTTGCGATTATGACGGACGATTCTACTTGTTTCGCTCGGCCCAAAACCAAGAAGAATTCCTCGCCGATCCCACCCGGTTCGCAGTGCCCCGCTAACCGCTTGAGAATCATAACGAGTACCCTCTGAAAATAGACGAAGGCCGATCCCCAATGATCGGCCTTCGTTTTTTTATGGGAATGATCCGCGTGGTAGATTAAAAATTGGAGAAAAAAAGTCGAAATGGGAGGCAGCCTCTGTTAGGCTTTCAGGCTGGAGTCGAGCGATCAGCGGAATTGTTGCTGTACACGCAGAAATTCTAAGCGGCATCCTATCGGAGACAAAAATAACATGTCGGACAACCACAAAACCACCTCTAAGCATCTGCTTGAATTGTGGGGTGACAACGCTCTGCACAAATCAGATGACTACTTGTCGGCCGAGTACGTCAATCATCAAATGCCGGATGCCGCTGCCGGCACGTCGACAATGTCACTCGCCGAATGGAAGTTCTTGGTTGCCGATTTCCATACAGGTTTTTCAGACGTAAAGATGGAAGTCCTACTACAGGTTTCCGATGGGGATTACGTCTGTTCGCGATGGCGAATGACCGCCAAGCATACCGGGACATTCAAAGAGCTTGCGGCGACCGGAAAAACAACAAGTTGGACCGGTGTGCATACTGATCGTTACGAGGAAGGCAAACTCGTAGAGAGTTGGGTCGATTGGGATAAGTATGGTTTTCTCGAGCAATTGGGAGTGGTTGGGTAGAAATGAAACTACGTTATTTATCCACCTGCCCTTCGCGTCGCCCTTGACAGCAAGCAGTCAAGGGAAATGCCATAAAGCGTTGCTGTTGAGCAACGCACCCTCCTCGTTCCAGGGTCTTGCTATCCTCTGCGATTGATGAGTTCTTCAACTCCCGGTCTGGGCGAACGATAGCTGACGATGGCAACGTCGAGGTCGTAATCCGCATATTTGTCGAACGCGCGTTCCATAGCGGCGAAAATCCAGTCGTCGCGATTGCCGAATGCTCCGCCTCCCAGCAACGTGAGAAAGAGCCGCTTGTTGCCGGTCAATTCGGCATTCAAAATAGCGGCACAAAAAGTGGCTTCATAGGCCGCTTCGAGGACCAACTGCGCAAAACTGGCCCACTGATCAGCGGATAAGACGGAATAAGCCACCGGCAGCGCCGAGCAATAGGCTTGAGAGACCGTCTGCGCACTATTTCCCAGTGTCACTTCCGTTTCCCAGTGAATGCCGATTTGCAATCGTTCTCGCAGCGTATCACGTTCCGCTTCACTACAGGCTGCCAATCGAGTGGAAATCTCTTGCAGTCCGTTCTCCGAGGCGAGTGCGTAACCATTTCGCATGGTCCACAATTGATTTTCAGTATTCCCGATCGCGAGGCCCAAATCGTGCAGGCAATCGATTTGGTTGTCCAAGGTTTGTCCTGGGCGTCCGCTCACGTCAGTGAAATAATTTCGATATATCGTTCCTGCTCCACAAGCAATTGCGCAGGCGGGACCCTGTGTACGGTCGTTTTCGTAAATGCCCACTCCATATTCCGGCGTTGCGGAGGGGCCGACCATTTCTAACAGGTTGAATTGCGATGCGACTTGGAACAAGGCGCCGGCATGAGCCGGGTCTTGGTGGAGTTCTTGCACATCGCCCAGCACCTCCGACACTTTCAGCGCCGCTTTCGACCGCGGAGCGGACTGCACACGCGAACGAAGTTCCGCCAAATTGGGTGTTTCTAGCCGACCGAAGGTCATCTGTCGCCCATTGGCCGCCGACGTCATGGTCGCGCCGTCGATCGTGATGTTCGCACGAACGTGCTCAGCGGACTCTTCTGGAAATCCGGTGAGCGATTCAAACCAAGTCATGCGGAGCGCTCCTTGTTTCCTACAATTGGTTTCAAAACCCTCTGACGCGTTGGGGGGACTCTTGGATATAAGTGTCTAATACAAGCGCAACCGGGTTTTGAAATTGGTTCTAAACACCGTCGCTGTGTAATCGGATGTGGCCATTCAATTTCATCGCAACCCACAATATTCGCGGGCGTCGGTCGGCAGGGACATTAGTCAGGGGGAAGTCCCGTCTCCAGGGACGACATTTTTCCCAAACGGCGCAGATGACGTTCGGCTTGGCTGAATTCGGCGGATAGGAACGTGCGCGTTACGTCCCACGCGACCGCTATGCCGACAACGCGGCCACCCATGCAGAGGATGTTGATGTGATCGTCTTCGACTCCCTGTTGAGCGGAAAAGTGATCGTGAATCAGAGCGGCGCGGATACCTGCGACTTTGTTCGCACAGACGGAGACGCCGACGCCGCTGCCACAGAGGGCAATTCCACGCTCCATTGTCCCAGCGGCCACGGCTTGGGCCAGCGGGATCACAAAGTCGGGATAGTCGTCGTCCTGGTTCAGACTGTGGGCACCAAAATCGGTCACCTCATGCCCTGCTCCGCGGAGTTGGTCGGCCAGATATTGCTTTAATTCAAACGCTCCATGATCTGCAGCGATACCGACGCGCATATCTGTACTTTCCAGTATTCGATTGTTGAGAACGCGGTTGTGGGCTGTGCGCCGACGAGAAAAGGAAAACGGTGCAACGCTCTTGGTCCGAACGGCTAATCGCCGCGTTGCATCAGTTCGTTGGACGGAAGTTGTGGATCCTCAAATTTGCGGGCCTGTTCAACGCCTGCCACTGGGAGCCCCGAGGGATCAAGCAGCCCAATCTGCGCCAGGACCGAAGCCTGGTCCCAATAAATTCGTTCACAGGCGATTTTATCTCCTTCAAATTGCACGACGACCACCAACGGCACTTCGACCTTCCGGTGAGTCGGCGCAATTCCCGGCAGCATCCAATCCATTTCAATATCGTGTGTGAAAGAAAACACGAATTCATCAATCAACCGATCCTTTCCCACCGTCCGCGCGAGAACCCGCTGCGTGGTATCGGCCGGCATCTTGGGAATGAAATGTTTGCCATAGAACTCAATCATCTCGTCATGACCACGCCCGCCGGTCATCGTGGGAACATGATTCACATAGTTGCCCGGCGCCATTGTGGCAACGGTGGCAACGGCATCTTTCGTTTCAAATTCCAGTTGCGTATGCAACTCCCACAGTCGCACCATTTCGGCTTCCGACAAATTGGTCGTCATTGTGCCCTCCTCCGAAAGAATTGAAAACTGAATTTTGGATGGTTGCAGGCATGATACCAAATTTTTCTGAGCCTGCCCGGAATCCTACCCGGCTAGTCCAGTCCGGTTATTCCAGCAGTGTTTTAGCAAGGACACGTTTGCAATGGCGGACAAGTCCTCACTGGCCCCCCTTTTTCGATGGGCAGTTTAACAGACGTTGCCGGCAATTAATTAGCCACTTCGATGCGGAAAAATGTCCACTGGCTCTGCACTCCGGGAGATCCGTCCACGGCGGGGAATCGAGTGTCGTAGTCCGAGATCATTTTTCGTAGTTCGCTGGCAGAAGTCTGTCGCGCCGTTGTTGCTCCGGTGCGATGAAAGAAGCGAACCAGTTCCAGGGAAGAGGGAAACCGTTGTGTATGACTGTGTGAGTCGCTTCGCAGTACCTTCCAACCGGCTTCACGAAAACAGGCAATCCATTCCTCAGCACTGCGCCATCGAATGGGCGATCGGCTCAGCGCAATGGTTTGCCATTCATTGAGCGTGGGGGCGACATAAAACCCATGCAGCATGCGCGTCCCCGGTTTGGCAAGAGAGTGCCAATTGCTCAGCACCGGCACGGGGTCGTCGCACCACTGGAGAAAACTAGCGGAGTACACCCGATCGAATGCGAGACGCTCAATCTGCCATGCGTCAGCCACCTCCCACTCCACGTCTGGCAATGCGCAGCGACCCCGCTCGACCATTTGCGGCGCGTTATCCACAGCGGTGAGAGAATCGAATCGCGGAGCCAGCATGCGCGTGAACAGTCCATCGCCCGGCCCCAACTCCAATGCCGTCAGCCAGCGCGTCTGCTCAATCGGCTCAATCCATTCCGCAAGCCACGTCGCTAGAGCCTGCTGCACCACGGCCGCTTGAGTATAAGAATCGGCCCGGTCGTTGAATCGCGGCAGGAGCGCATCAGAATCGGAAACGTCGGCAGTCATCGGTGTTGCAAATCATGGTTGAATTCGGCAGCCCCACAGGACGAAACAGCAGGCCTGATTCCAGCGGATCACTAGGATCAGTGGGGACTGCCGCGCAGGCAAACGGAGACTGACCGCAGCAATTATAGCGGCCGGACGGCTGGTGTGTAGTCAAAGCCATCGACGCTGGCGCCACTAGTAATTGGCCATCATGCTAGTCGCCTCCCTCGGTTCACGGTGGGGTGGTTTGCTGGCAATTACTCATCTCTGCCCTGCGAGATACAGCCACCCACAATTGCTTACACCAACTTGCAGCACGGATCGGATAGAGTTGATATGTGTGATCGGACTTGAGATCATGTTCCATGCCGATAAAAACTCCGTCTCGAGATTCAATAAGTAGCTTATCATGAAAACAATTTCTCCGTTCACGCGTTTGGTTTTGTGCCTATCCGTTGCCTTGACTGCCGGGTCGCTTTCGGCGGCGGAATTTGAGTCGATCTTTGACGGCAAATCATTGAAAGGCTGGAAGGCGCTGGAGATGAGTTACTGGTCGGTGCGGGATCATGCGATTACAGGGCAATCGACGCCTGAGAACCCGTGTACCTCAAATCAATTCATGGTCTGGCAGGGTGGCGACGTCGCCGATTTCGAACTCAAACTCAAATTCCGCGTGAAGGGAAACGGCGGGAATTCGGGAGTTCAGTTTCGCAGTCTGCTCAAGCCCAATGGACTGGCAGTCGGCTATCAGGCCGATATTTATCAGAGCGGTCCGTATCTCGGCGGCGTTTGCGATGAAATGCACAATCGCAAAGGCCACGAACTGTTAACCGCCAATGGCACAAAGACCGTCATCGACGCGGCGGGCAAACGAACAGCCACCAACCTGGACGCGAAGGCGACCATGAAACCCGAGGGAGAATGGAACGACTATCACATCACGGCCAAAGGCCAACACATCATTCTCCGGATCAACGGTGTAAAGTGCTCCGAACTGATCGACCAGG
Coding sequences within it:
- a CDS encoding DUF1570 domain-containing protein; amino-acid sequence: MLHRLWFTSLIFSLLATAVSAQGGQKTQSLLRVKVGKNTYEGKAVASDKRQFWLMSTDGELNALTFDEVGSFKKISPRFKSNSLVQVRDELKRRYGRKFEVAANGHYVVCGPRGRARDYAKLFEGIYNRFYSYFRVRKLKVTEPEFPLVALVFPDHASFARYAAGDGVRAVRGLMGYYHHHTNRVALFDPGDSVAALDHSEDFQLPAWTGFPREQRSFSGFTGAIAAGTGSSESGLRDTMIHEATHQIAFNTGLHSRIGENPKWIVEGLATVYEAPGIRDGGSHTKTADQINRDRFVWFMNYAQTRRPKGALRNFVAGDAAFNAALLDGYSHAWALSFYLIQTRASAYARFLNAVAHRDPLKPYGAAERLKDFEGAFGKNLAVLDAQFLKYMKNLAATMEQR
- a CDS encoding thermonuclease family protein encodes the protein MPRRFSRRRPTPPLLAVVIIILLVVGRWLTRPPEAPPLPPAASGEFVVKRAVDGDTLLLANGNRVRLIGVDTPETKHPDLPVQPFGPEASEYTRNRVQGKRVRLEFDKEREDDYGRILAYVYINDELLNEELIRGGYGRAITHFPFSAAKKRLFRQAEQDAKREHRGIWSLQLPDRNPQSKRPASQNGSTRFRN
- a CDS encoding ester cyclase translates to MSDNHKTTSKHLLELWGDNALHKSDDYLSAEYVNHQMPDAAAGTSTMSLAEWKFLVADFHTGFSDVKMEVLLQVSDGDYVCSRWRMTAKHTGTFKELAATGKTTSWTGVHTDRYEEGKLVESWVDWDKYGFLEQLGVVG
- a CDS encoding RpiB/LacA/LacB family sugar-phosphate isomerase — encoded protein: MRVGIAADHGAFELKQYLADQLRGAGHEVTDFGAHSLNQDDDYPDFVIPLAQAVAAGTMERGIALCGSGVGVSVCANKVAGIRAALIHDHFSAQQGVEDDHINILCMGGRVVGIAVAWDVTRTFLSAEFSQAERHLRRLGKMSSLETGLPPD
- a CDS encoding ester cyclase produces the protein MTTNLSEAEMVRLWELHTQLEFETKDAVATVATMAPGNYVNHVPTMTGGRGHDEMIEFYGKHFIPKMPADTTQRVLARTVGKDRLIDEFVFSFTHDIEMDWMLPGIAPTHRKVEVPLVVVVQFEGDKIACERIYWDQASVLAQIGLLDPSGLPVAGVEQARKFEDPQLPSNELMQRGD
- a CDS encoding methyltransferase domain-containing protein encodes the protein MTADVSDSDALLPRFNDRADSYTQAAVVQQALATWLAEWIEPIEQTRWLTALELGPGDGLFTRMLAPRFDSLTAVDNAPQMVERGRCALPDVEWEVADAWQIERLAFDRVYSASFLQWCDDPVPVLSNWHSLAKPGTRMLHGFYVAPTLNEWQTIALSRSPIRWRSAEEWIACFREAGWKVLRSDSHSHTQRFPSSLELVRFFHRTGATTARQTSASELRKMISDYDTRFPAVDGSPGVQSQWTFFRIEVAN
- a CDS encoding 3-keto-disaccharide hydrolase; amino-acid sequence: MKTISPFTRLVLCLSVALTAGSLSAAEFESIFDGKSLKGWKALEMSYWSVRDHAITGQSTPENPCTSNQFMVWQGGDVADFELKLKFRVKGNGGNSGVQFRSLLKPNGLAVGYQADIYQSGPYLGGVCDEMHNRKGHELLTANGTKTVIDAAGKRTATNLDAKATMKPEGEWNDYHITAKGQHIILRINGVKCSELIDQEKGHFDLKGFLGLQLRSGKPMTVQFKDIYLKQL